In Acidimicrobiia bacterium, a single genomic region encodes these proteins:
- a CDS encoding helix-turn-helix transcriptional regulator yields MGALRAFDEALARIRRLGAVALEALCLTDVSEVVADIGDDRRGGQIAARALVLADAAAGSLPEHLAHLSVAWSEIAFRRPEAAIEPAQQAAQKLREAGYRLHAAIALDVEARALEAVERTAAISVAGAAAEAFHSCGASWRRDRVLGRLTRLGSRGRRTAASVRGPDTLTEREREVAHLAARGFTAKEISERLYIGRRTVETHLQIIYAKLGVGSKRELVGHAERFRDAASPWPVP; encoded by the coding sequence GTGGGCGCGTTGCGCGCCTTTGACGAAGCCCTCGCGCGGATCCGGCGGCTCGGCGCCGTCGCGCTCGAAGCCCTGTGCCTCACAGACGTGTCCGAAGTCGTCGCCGATATTGGTGACGATCGGCGCGGCGGCCAGATTGCGGCGCGCGCGCTCGTCCTGGCGGACGCGGCGGCGGGATCGCTGCCGGAGCATCTTGCGCATCTCTCCGTGGCGTGGAGCGAGATCGCCTTCCGCCGACCGGAAGCGGCCATCGAGCCGGCGCAGCAGGCAGCACAGAAGCTCCGTGAGGCCGGTTATCGGCTGCACGCGGCCATTGCCCTCGATGTCGAGGCGCGCGCGTTGGAGGCAGTGGAGCGAACGGCGGCGATCAGCGTTGCCGGTGCCGCCGCCGAGGCGTTCCATTCTTGTGGTGCGAGCTGGCGCCGTGATCGGGTCCTCGGGCGACTTACGCGACTCGGGAGTCGCGGACGGCGGACGGCGGCATCAGTGCGCGGACCGGACACGCTGACGGAACGCGAGCGCGAGGTCGCGCATCTCGCTGCGCGTGGTTTCACGGCGAAGGAGATCAGCGAGCGGCTGTACATCGGCCGCCGCACCGTCGAAACCCACCTCCAGATCATCTACGCGAAGCTTGGCGTCGGTTCCAAGCGCGAACTCGTGGGGCACGCGGAGCGGTTCCGCGATGCGGCGTCGCCCTGGCCGGTTCCGTAG
- a CDS encoding group 1 truncated hemoglobin — protein MSLYEELGGDEAISAALDAFYVKIFADPRVSGYFVDVDMPKLKGHARAFLALAFGGPDRYMGRDLRTVHERPRSMGLDDSDTDVFFSHFREVLEEFGVDEGRIAAVMDIAEGGRSEVLAVIGRPRTLRGHPTRRAGTTRPTGPPGRRPAVRRPCADSADRDQRYTKVRGPASSVPTRPWTDATPSRPARIRAPFGGSGHRRVQQDRDGTRSVDGRGAGVSTRVPQQRRRGAPERTGGQRRLRLHASSSATLTAAVPAC, from the coding sequence ATGAGCTTGTATGAGGAGCTTGGTGGTGACGAGGCGATCAGCGCGGCACTCGACGCCTTCTACGTGAAGATCTTCGCCGACCCACGCGTCAGCGGGTACTTCGTGGATGTCGACATGCCGAAGCTCAAGGGCCACGCTCGCGCGTTCCTCGCACTGGCTTTCGGCGGTCCTGACCGGTACATGGGCCGCGACCTCCGAACGGTGCACGAGCGTCCGCGCTCCATGGGGCTCGATGATTCGGACACCGACGTGTTCTTTTCGCACTTTCGCGAGGTGCTCGAAGAGTTCGGCGTAGACGAGGGACGGATCGCCGCCGTCATGGACATCGCCGAGGGCGGTAGGAGCGAGGTGCTCGCCGTGATCGGACGGCCTCGAACGTTACGAGGGCACCCGACTCGGCGCGCAGGAACTACTCGCCCAACTGGGCCACCTGGTCGACGACCAGCGGTGCGGCGACCGTGCGCCGACTCGGCCGACCGCGACCAGCGGTACACGAAGGTGCGCGGCCCCGCCTCGAGCGTGCCGACGAGGCCGTGGACCGACGCGACTCCATCGAGGCCCGCGCGCATCAGAGCACCCTTCGGAGGGTCGGGCCATCGACGGGTTCAACAAGACCGCGATGGAACGCGATCCGTCGACGGCCGAGGAGCAGGCGTATCCACTCGCGTTCCTCAACAGCGACGCCGCGGGGCACCTGAACGGACAGGTGGTCAGCGTCGACTACGGCTACACGCGAGCTCTTCGGCGACGCTCACGGCTGCGGTGCCGGCTTGCTGA
- a CDS encoding SDR family oxidoreductase: MGVEKFRYEGKRVLVVGGASGMGAAIARLVSELGGEVHVADVAEVSLPVDGAWTLDLREPGSIDAVLATIGGPIDALFSCAGVSGSPFSPVDVMLINFVGARHLVERAANELMPAGSAIAFISSIGGLGWEQRIDELVGFLSTPDFATARDWCVEHLDADEEDAVTQAEANYVFSKQAIDVYVQLCAVPFGKQGIRINATAPGPTRTPLMDATPGWQMFGDLLCASAKPASNNKCGLLGVVECPLVANHSSASRHRSRERRRRARV; encoded by the coding sequence ATGGGCGTCGAGAAGTTCCGGTACGAGGGCAAGCGAGTGCTCGTGGTCGGCGGTGCCTCAGGAATGGGCGCGGCCATCGCGCGACTCGTGTCGGAGCTGGGCGGCGAGGTGCACGTCGCCGACGTCGCCGAAGTCTCGCTCCCGGTCGACGGCGCCTGGACGCTCGACCTGCGTGAGCCCGGCTCGATCGACGCCGTGCTGGCCACGATCGGCGGCCCGATCGACGCGCTCTTCTCGTGCGCGGGTGTCTCGGGATCGCCGTTTTCTCCCGTCGACGTGATGCTGATCAACTTCGTGGGCGCGCGCCACCTCGTCGAGCGCGCGGCGAACGAGCTCATGCCGGCCGGATCCGCGATCGCCTTCATCTCGTCGATCGGCGGCCTGGGTTGGGAGCAACGGATCGACGAGCTCGTCGGGTTCCTCTCGACGCCGGACTTCGCAACGGCGCGTGACTGGTGCGTCGAGCATCTCGATGCCGACGAAGAAGACGCAGTGACGCAGGCCGAGGCGAACTACGTCTTCTCGAAGCAGGCGATCGATGTCTACGTGCAGCTCTGCGCCGTTCCGTTCGGCAAGCAGGGGATCCGGATCAATGCGACCGCGCCCGGCCCGACCAGGACGCCGCTGATGGACGCGACGCCCGGGTGGCAGATGTTCGGAGACCTGTTGTGCGCGTCCGCCAAGCCCGCTTCGAACAACAAGTGCGGCCTGCTCGGTGTTGTCGAGTGCCCGCTGGTCGCGAACCACTCGTCAGCAAGCCGGCACCGCAGCCGTGAGCGTCGCCGAAGAGCTCGCGTGTAG
- a CDS encoding TIGR03619 family F420-dependent LLM class oxidoreductase, producing MKVGIHLPQFGKAIVAGGAQRAAREAEQQGFDAVCVSDHLVIPKEQPYPAPYILDPLQTLAFAAAVTETIGLGTSVLVGPQYSSPLALANSLASLDTMSNGRLTVGLGIGWSKREYDALGGHFDHRGARLDELIRMFRLVWENSTADFEGEYYPSFDQIRVLPPPAHRIPIWIGGAAPTAVERALRNDGYHAMGPSPDEMATIVKQLREHRPDDDFVISLRVAWDVTSMEPGAMRDLGAAFREAGVGSLLVAPDRGDIDTWMRGQQKVAAALLS from the coding sequence ATGAAGGTCGGAATCCACCTCCCGCAGTTCGGCAAGGCGATCGTGGCGGGAGGTGCGCAGCGCGCCGCTCGCGAAGCCGAGCAACAGGGCTTCGACGCCGTGTGCGTGAGCGACCACCTCGTGATCCCGAAGGAGCAGCCGTACCCGGCGCCCTACATCCTCGACCCGCTCCAGACACTCGCGTTCGCGGCCGCGGTCACCGAGACCATTGGTCTCGGCACGAGCGTGCTCGTCGGTCCGCAGTACTCGAGCCCGCTCGCGTTGGCGAATTCGCTCGCGTCGCTCGACACGATGAGCAATGGCCGCCTTACGGTCGGCTTGGGTATCGGCTGGTCGAAGCGCGAGTACGACGCACTCGGCGGTCACTTCGATCACCGCGGCGCGCGCCTCGACGAGCTGATCCGCATGTTCCGGTTGGTCTGGGAGAACAGCACCGCGGACTTCGAGGGCGAGTACTACCCGAGCTTCGACCAGATCCGCGTCCTCCCACCACCCGCGCACCGGATCCCGATCTGGATCGGCGGCGCCGCGCCGACCGCGGTCGAGCGAGCGTTGCGCAACGACGGCTACCACGCGATGGGCCCGAGCCCCGACGAGATGGCGACGATCGTGAAGCAGCTCCGCGAGCACCGACCCGACGACGACTTCGTGATCTCCTTGCGCGTCGCGTGGGACGTGACGTCGATGGAGCCCGGCGCCATGCGCGACCTGGGGGCGGCGTTCCGGGAGGCGGGCGTGGGATCGCTGCTCGTCGCGCCCGACCGCGGCGACATCGACACGTGGATGCGGGGCCAGCAGAAGGTCGCTGCCGCGCTGCTGTCCTGA
- a CDS encoding amidohydrolase family protein, which produces MFEQHLDYPVFDADNHLFDSVMLWRGYAESKYSELFEDDIWLSDRERFLSSAIGRRASRFGEGNEVQALEESAVFRPGASLNKLNPYKNANSPEEREAIIKEFQALAPGFQNRDRRLEVMDIQGIEGAIMFPQADALVIHSAFSESAERSMAAVRAYNRWVDAEWGFSYQHRIFVPAAISLMDVDLALAEVDWALEHGARGFLLPPGPLHGRSPADPMYDPFWARLNEAKVGAMIHLNYTDYAQQGARFSEDPDSHFIDGNKSFTAFQWFSYWGDRPVMETTAALIFHGLFERFPDVRIALSEQGTVWLPYTLRKMDHAFMMGRKGTFDAIKSRPSDTFRKHFLVAPYPEEIVSRPMEVVGDTCLTFGSDFPHGEGLADPAEYANAILGDLTEEQRRKIMRDNLANFLLPAGA; this is translated from the coding sequence ATGTTCGAGCAGCATCTCGACTATCCGGTATTCGACGCCGACAACCACCTCTTCGACAGCGTGATGCTGTGGCGCGGATACGCCGAGTCGAAGTACTCGGAGCTCTTCGAGGACGACATCTGGCTGTCGGACCGCGAGCGGTTCCTGTCGAGTGCGATCGGTCGCCGAGCGAGCCGGTTCGGAGAAGGCAACGAGGTGCAGGCCCTGGAGGAGTCGGCCGTCTTCCGCCCGGGCGCCAGCCTCAACAAGCTGAACCCGTACAAGAACGCCAACTCGCCGGAAGAGCGTGAGGCGATCATCAAGGAGTTTCAGGCGCTCGCGCCCGGCTTCCAGAACCGCGACCGCCGCCTCGAGGTCATGGACATCCAGGGCATCGAGGGGGCGATCATGTTCCCGCAGGCCGACGCGCTCGTGATCCACAGCGCGTTCTCGGAGAGCGCGGAGAGGAGCATGGCCGCGGTGCGTGCGTACAACCGCTGGGTCGACGCGGAGTGGGGCTTCAGCTACCAGCACCGCATCTTCGTGCCTGCCGCGATCTCACTCATGGACGTGGACCTCGCCCTCGCCGAGGTCGACTGGGCACTCGAGCACGGCGCGCGCGGGTTCCTACTGCCGCCGGGGCCGCTGCACGGCCGATCGCCGGCCGACCCGATGTACGACCCATTCTGGGCACGCCTGAACGAGGCGAAGGTCGGGGCGATGATCCACCTCAACTACACCGACTACGCGCAGCAGGGCGCGCGGTTCAGCGAGGACCCCGACTCCCACTTCATCGACGGCAACAAGTCGTTCACCGCGTTCCAGTGGTTCTCGTACTGGGGAGACCGCCCGGTCATGGAGACCACAGCCGCGCTGATCTTCCACGGGCTCTTCGAGCGCTTCCCTGACGTGCGGATCGCGCTCTCGGAGCAGGGCACGGTGTGGCTCCCCTATACGCTGCGCAAGATGGACCACGCGTTCATGATGGGGCGCAAGGGAACGTTCGACGCGATCAAGTCTCGGCCGAGCGATACGTTCCGCAAGCACTTCCTCGTCGCGCCGTACCCCGAGGAGATCGTCTCGCGGCCGATGGAGGTCGTCGGGGACACATGCCTGACGTTCGGATCCGACTTCCCGCACGGTGAGGGACTTGCGGACCCCGCCGAGTATGCGAACGCAATCCTCGGCGACCTCACAGAGGAGCAGCGCCGCAAGATCATGCGCGACAACCTCGCGAACTTCCTCTTGCCCGCGGGTGCGTGA
- a CDS encoding branched-chain amino acid ABC transporter permease/ATP-binding protein, producing the protein MDWFTHFEVTGPSLLLGAITGMVYGMIAVGLVLVYRASRIINFAQGAIGAFGAAIAGVAVVEWNVNYWIAVPVALIASGLLGAGCEAGVMRRLRNTPTVVGVVATLGLGSVILILAGIINSSVGVGAQFPLPPGMPDFDVGPLRVTQAYSGMLIFTPIVVAALVYYFRRGWFGLAMRASSTNQEAAELVGVNAGGMVSLAWALSGVVAAYTAILILPTRGFASGDFLGPGLLLRALTAAVIARMTNLWVAMIAGVGVGVIEGLLLWNYPNGSLVEAVLFVIILGTLLIQRARYDRRDAKGTWTAIREWAPLPDSYRDIFWIRNLRWVVFTVLLAAGLALPLVISNSSATSFTMIEVMTIVGLSVGVVAGLSGQLSLGQFALAGIGGAISYYVTDATGTFVLGFVAGGVAAAGAALLIGLPALRIRGPMLAVTTLGFAVVCTTWALQQPWLLGAGKSHGDRTIAGYTIRTAKSYYLLGLVVLLVAVFFARNVWTGGLGLRMRAVRDNEDAARAFGVNPTSVKLQAFGVAGFLAGLGGAVYGGGISLLTSEAFGVQRSIEAAAVAVLGGLGLLIGPLMGSLFIVGIPEIPNIFHIAPLDSLQLLATAAGWLIIIVQYPGGFAVGVGNVRKRIADAIARRHGLDPAVEWDEDRRSTQPPDIEVQLALPTTPSRSYAPGDVILSTREVTKAYGGVVAVSGVDLEVHAGETLGLIGPNGAGKTTLFELISGFTRANSGTVEFLGRDITGLSPSSRAQLGLIRSFQDAALFPTLSVLDCIELALEREDPTRFVRSFAGFNTTRRGKRQRARELAAMMGLDRWRDRPVAELSTGTRRVVDLTCMITLDPQLLLLDEPSSGMAQRETEMLGEILTPLKEQLDLTIVLIEHDIPLVLGLCDRVVAMESGQVIAVGDAAEIRSNPRVIESYLGADTSAIDRSTMRAAT; encoded by the coding sequence ATGGACTGGTTCACGCACTTCGAGGTGACCGGCCCGTCGCTCCTGCTCGGGGCCATCACGGGGATGGTCTACGGCATGATCGCCGTCGGCCTCGTCCTCGTCTACCGGGCCAGCCGCATCATCAACTTCGCCCAGGGGGCGATCGGCGCGTTCGGCGCCGCGATCGCGGGCGTCGCTGTGGTCGAGTGGAACGTCAACTACTGGATCGCAGTGCCTGTCGCGCTGATCGCCTCGGGTCTGCTGGGCGCGGGATGCGAAGCGGGCGTCATGCGACGGCTGCGGAACACGCCGACGGTCGTCGGAGTCGTCGCGACGCTCGGGCTCGGATCGGTGATCCTGATCCTCGCGGGGATCATCAACTCGAGTGTGGGCGTGGGCGCCCAATTCCCGCTGCCACCGGGCATGCCCGACTTCGACGTCGGCCCGTTGCGCGTGACGCAGGCGTATTCGGGGATGCTCATCTTCACGCCGATCGTCGTGGCCGCGCTCGTGTACTACTTCCGGCGCGGATGGTTCGGCCTCGCGATGCGCGCGTCGTCGACCAACCAGGAGGCGGCCGAGCTCGTCGGGGTGAACGCGGGCGGCATGGTGTCGCTCGCGTGGGCGCTCTCGGGCGTCGTCGCCGCCTACACCGCGATCCTGATCCTGCCGACGCGCGGGTTCGCGAGCGGCGACTTCCTCGGGCCGGGGCTCCTGCTCCGCGCCCTGACCGCCGCGGTGATCGCCCGCATGACCAACCTCTGGGTCGCGATGATCGCGGGGGTCGGCGTGGGCGTGATCGAGGGCCTCCTGCTCTGGAACTATCCCAACGGTTCGCTCGTGGAGGCGGTGCTCTTCGTCATCATCCTTGGCACGTTGCTGATCCAGCGCGCCCGGTACGACCGGCGCGACGCGAAAGGCACCTGGACGGCGATCCGCGAGTGGGCGCCGTTGCCCGACAGCTACCGGGACATCTTCTGGATCCGGAACCTCCGCTGGGTCGTGTTCACGGTCCTGCTCGCGGCCGGGCTCGCGTTGCCGCTCGTCATCAGTAACTCGAGTGCGACCTCGTTCACGATGATCGAAGTGATGACCATTGTCGGGCTCTCCGTCGGAGTCGTCGCCGGTCTCAGCGGTCAACTCTCACTCGGGCAGTTCGCGCTCGCGGGAATCGGCGGAGCGATCTCGTACTACGTCACGGACGCGACCGGCACCTTCGTCCTCGGCTTCGTCGCCGGGGGAGTCGCCGCCGCGGGAGCGGCGCTGCTGATCGGACTGCCCGCGCTCCGGATCCGGGGGCCGATGCTCGCGGTGACCACGCTCGGCTTCGCAGTCGTCTGCACGACGTGGGCGTTGCAGCAACCGTGGCTGTTGGGCGCGGGCAAGTCACACGGTGACCGCACCATTGCCGGCTACACGATCCGAACGGCGAAGTCGTACTACTTGCTCGGCCTCGTCGTCCTCCTCGTCGCGGTGTTCTTCGCTCGCAATGTCTGGACGGGAGGCCTCGGCCTCCGCATGCGCGCAGTCCGCGACAACGAGGACGCCGCCCGCGCGTTCGGCGTCAACCCGACGTCGGTCAAGCTCCAGGCGTTCGGCGTCGCCGGGTTCCTCGCGGGACTCGGCGGCGCTGTCTACGGAGGTGGCATCAGCCTGCTCACCTCGGAAGCATTTGGAGTGCAGCGCAGCATCGAGGCAGCCGCCGTGGCGGTGCTCGGCGGCCTCGGGTTGCTCATCGGCCCGTTGATGGGCTCGTTGTTCATCGTGGGGATCCCCGAGATCCCCAACATCTTCCACATCGCGCCGCTGGACTCGCTCCAGCTCCTCGCGACCGCGGCCGGGTGGTTGATCATCATCGTGCAATACCCGGGCGGCTTCGCGGTCGGAGTCGGCAACGTCCGGAAGCGGATCGCCGACGCGATCGCGCGTCGTCACGGGCTCGATCCCGCGGTCGAGTGGGACGAGGACAGGCGCTCCACCCAGCCCCCCGACATCGAGGTGCAGCTCGCACTCCCGACTACGCCGTCTCGTTCGTACGCGCCTGGCGACGTGATCCTCAGCACCCGAGAGGTCACCAAGGCGTACGGCGGGGTCGTCGCGGTGAGCGGTGTCGACCTCGAGGTCCACGCTGGTGAGACACTCGGCCTGATCGGTCCCAACGGCGCCGGGAAGACCACGCTCTTCGAGCTGATCAGTGGCTTCACGCGCGCGAACAGCGGCACCGTCGAATTCCTCGGACGCGACATCACCGGCCTGAGCCCGTCGTCCCGTGCCCAGCTCGGGCTCATCCGCTCGTTCCAGGATGCCGCGCTGTTCCCGACACTTTCGGTGCTCGACTGCATCGAGCTCGCGCTCGAGCGCGAGGACCCGACGCGCTTCGTCCGGTCGTTCGCCGGCTTCAACACAACGCGGCGAGGGAAGCGGCAACGCGCGCGGGAGCTGGCCGCGATGATGGGACTCGACCGGTGGCGTGACCGTCCGGTCGCGGAGCTTTCGACGGGGACGCGGCGCGTGGTCGACCTCACGTGCATGATCACTCTTGATCCGCAGTTGCTGTTGCTGGACGAGCCGTCGTCGGGCATGGCCCAGCGCGAGACGGAGATGCTCGGCGAGATCCTGACGCCCTTGAAGGAACAGCTCGATCTGACCATCGTCCTCATCGAGCACGACATCCCGCTCGTCCTCGGGCTGTGCGACCGCGTCGTGGCCATGGAGTCGGGTCAGGTGATCGCGGTCGGCGATGCAGCAGAGATCCGCTCCAACCCGCGCGTCATCGAGTCCTATCTGGGCGCGGACACCAGCGCGATCGACCGCTCGACGATGCGGGCCGCCACATGA
- a CDS encoding MFS transporter, with protein MDSIELIEQEAHELTGRSLAALGFGSNEAVPKLRDGIRRAGATPATVIRATLVIVPVMFLTFLLLRFDSSIADTLGLDPLGYEYPGLLNSLIIPVFVAAFAVAALVGARVMSHHVIRGRVLLVGSVALAGGMWFASFATNEVGLVAAVAITAAGAGCIFTAAFSLVMDAYPPDVRARVITLLVFGLAAGTVIANVAILVGFDRFGLTWRGCLMVLAGVATVAALASLGIRDPGVGTYDVDRIGSIVRERVGERGSEHAELSEADVAVKFGEQMRATLAARSGASMPIVFVLAGTIAVPMQAFVSQFVVARYQWEFTDRQWLFVLLGTIGMIPLFVLRARGDAWFRASPAKLLTAVARLALLGAVSLVVMAFWANEVVTIVTLALAYLGLYFSVAVAYLVWLSVVDPRLRSHTAAIAGLLIASAALAGGVLAGQLSDHYGITTAMVFFALNYLGVSGATRVSSREMAGDVARLVEKETEREELLVRVSSGQHFPLLGVRNLDFSYGKLQVLFGVDFTVDDGEIVALLGTNGAGKSTLLKVISGIGKPTRGTVHFRGADITYVDPARRVRHGIAQMPGGRSVFPGMSVVENLRMCAFTLRRSSKAVERGIDATFDAFPALTARRNQGADTLSGGEQQMLALGRAFILQPRLLLIDELSLGLAPLIVGQLIEMVRRINATGTAVVVVEQSVNIALTLVDHAYFMERGQMRFDGDARDLVARPDLLRSVFLEGASKGIGTMAPGPADGSNAGGS; from the coding sequence TTGGACAGCATCGAACTAATCGAACAAGAAGCGCACGAGCTGACCGGGCGCAGCCTCGCCGCGCTCGGGTTCGGCAGCAACGAGGCGGTGCCAAAGCTTCGCGATGGGATCCGGCGCGCGGGTGCGACGCCGGCGACGGTCATCCGGGCGACGCTCGTGATCGTCCCGGTGATGTTCCTGACGTTCCTCCTGTTGCGTTTCGACTCGTCGATCGCGGACACGCTCGGCCTCGATCCGCTCGGCTACGAGTACCCCGGGCTCCTGAACTCGCTCATCATCCCGGTCTTCGTCGCCGCGTTCGCGGTCGCGGCGCTCGTCGGTGCAAGGGTCATGTCGCACCACGTGATTCGCGGTCGAGTGCTCCTCGTCGGCAGCGTCGCGCTCGCCGGAGGAATGTGGTTTGCGTCGTTCGCCACCAACGAAGTCGGACTCGTCGCCGCAGTGGCGATCACGGCCGCCGGCGCCGGCTGCATCTTCACCGCGGCGTTCTCGTTGGTGATGGATGCGTATCCGCCTGACGTCCGTGCGCGCGTCATCACGCTTCTGGTGTTCGGGTTGGCGGCGGGCACCGTGATCGCCAACGTAGCGATCTTGGTGGGATTCGATCGCTTCGGCCTCACGTGGCGTGGATGCCTGATGGTCCTTGCCGGCGTCGCGACCGTCGCCGCGCTCGCGTCCCTCGGTATCCGCGACCCCGGTGTCGGGACTTACGACGTCGACCGCATCGGCAGCATCGTTCGTGAGCGCGTCGGTGAACGTGGCAGCGAGCACGCCGAGCTCTCCGAAGCCGACGTCGCGGTCAAGTTCGGCGAGCAGATGCGCGCCACGTTGGCGGCTCGGTCCGGCGCGTCGATGCCGATCGTATTCGTGCTTGCCGGCACGATCGCCGTTCCGATGCAGGCGTTCGTATCGCAGTTCGTGGTAGCGCGCTACCAGTGGGAGTTCACGGACCGGCAGTGGCTCTTCGTGCTCCTCGGCACGATCGGGATGATCCCGTTGTTCGTCCTGCGGGCGCGGGGAGACGCATGGTTCCGGGCGTCGCCCGCGAAGCTGCTCACGGCTGTTGCGCGCCTCGCGCTCCTGGGCGCAGTGAGCCTCGTTGTCATGGCGTTCTGGGCGAACGAGGTCGTCACGATCGTGACGCTCGCGCTCGCGTATCTCGGGCTCTACTTCAGCGTCGCCGTCGCCTACCTCGTGTGGCTCTCGGTGGTGGATCCTCGTCTCCGCTCCCATACTGCTGCGATCGCCGGGCTGCTGATCGCGTCGGCGGCACTCGCCGGTGGCGTGCTCGCGGGGCAGCTGTCAGACCATTACGGGATCACGACCGCCATGGTGTTCTTCGCGCTTAACTACCTCGGGGTGTCCGGCGCGACGCGCGTCTCGAGCCGCGAGATGGCTGGTGACGTGGCGCGGCTGGTCGAGAAGGAGACGGAGCGCGAGGAACTGCTCGTACGCGTCTCGAGCGGGCAGCACTTCCCGCTCCTCGGCGTCCGCAACCTCGACTTCAGCTACGGCAAGCTCCAGGTGCTGTTCGGCGTCGACTTCACCGTCGACGACGGCGAGATCGTCGCCCTGCTCGGCACGAACGGCGCCGGGAAGTCGACGTTGCTGAAGGTGATCTCCGGCATCGGGAAGCCGACGCGGGGAACCGTCCACTTCCGGGGTGCCGACATCACCTACGTCGATCCGGCTCGGCGCGTCCGTCACGGGATCGCACAGATGCCGGGAGGCCGATCGGTCTTCCCGGGCATGTCGGTCGTCGAGAACCTGCGCATGTGCGCGTTCACGCTGCGGAGGTCGTCGAAGGCGGTCGAGCGCGGCATCGACGCGACGTTCGACGCGTTCCCGGCCCTCACGGCGCGCCGGAACCAGGGCGCCGACACGCTGTCGGGCGGGGAACAGCAGATGCTCGCCTTGGGGCGAGCCTTCATCCTCCAACCTCGGCTCTTGCTGATCGACGAGCTCTCCCTCGGTCTCGCGCCGCTCATCGTCGGTCAGCTCATCGAGATGGTGAGGCGGATCAACGCGACCGGCACCGCGGTCGTCGTCGTCGAGCAGTCGGTCAACATCGCGCTCACGCTCGTCGATCACGCCTACTTCATGGAGCGCGGCCAGATGCGCTTCGACGGCGACGCCCGTGACCTCGTCGCACGACCCGATCTCCTGCGGTCGGTGTTCCTCGAGGGTGCGTCCAAGGGGATCGGGACGATGGCCCCGGGGCCCGCGGACGGGTCGAACGCCGGCGGGAGTTGA
- a CDS encoding ABC transporter substrate-binding protein, with amino-acid sequence MTKGLLVAATALAVVFVWQSVATAADGSSSTAATKCADPSGKVNLGVSYFSNAASVAQNAIGADTSNVPADQAIVDGLKAGVTQLNAAGGLAGCDVNLVTYRYPASTPDWGQQSQQECTAFTQDVKVFAVFSAGSYENHVGVECFTKAKLPFFVSGGKYQPTCDDLKKGAPYLYYVNGVASCRFNQLVTLWNKAGLFPKDAKVGIMAADDGTGQGDYVANKAYGPALKKLKIPYEVASYHQTASASDLSNTTVTMNAAILKFKNDGVNVVIFTPGGATTVAFLTSANSQGFYPAYGLNTSDALALKAQLGAEAMKTKAIAVSWQITDLPLQAQQALPANPAITECATWTAPSTTTLTGVSGYCDFLNLLQASLGKAKDVKPATLRKGIDAQGTKFKATTTYNGDLKFGAKVNGGNIDEVQMLQYDPATKTFVKIPGTKPVPLDGT; translated from the coding sequence GTGACGAAAGGGCTGCTGGTCGCAGCGACCGCGCTCGCGGTCGTGTTCGTCTGGCAGTCGGTCGCAACGGCGGCAGACGGCAGTTCGTCCACGGCGGCGACGAAGTGCGCGGATCCCTCGGGCAAGGTGAATCTCGGGGTGTCGTACTTCAGCAACGCCGCGTCGGTCGCGCAGAACGCCATCGGCGCGGACACCTCGAACGTGCCGGCTGACCAGGCGATCGTCGACGGCCTCAAGGCGGGCGTCACACAGCTCAACGCCGCGGGTGGGCTCGCGGGATGCGACGTGAATCTCGTCACGTACCGCTATCCCGCGTCGACTCCCGACTGGGGCCAGCAGTCACAGCAGGAGTGCACGGCCTTCACGCAGGACGTCAAGGTGTTCGCCGTGTTCTCAGCGGGGTCCTACGAGAACCACGTGGGCGTCGAGTGCTTCACGAAGGCCAAGCTGCCGTTCTTCGTCTCCGGTGGGAAGTACCAGCCCACCTGTGACGACCTGAAGAAGGGCGCGCCGTACCTCTACTACGTGAACGGCGTTGCGTCCTGCCGCTTCAACCAGCTGGTCACGTTGTGGAACAAGGCGGGTCTGTTCCCGAAGGACGCCAAGGTCGGGATCATGGCCGCGGACGACGGCACCGGGCAGGGCGACTACGTCGCGAACAAGGCCTACGGTCCCGCCCTGAAGAAGCTCAAGATCCCGTACGAGGTCGCTTCGTACCACCAGACCGCGAGCGCGAGCGATCTGTCGAACACCACGGTGACGATGAACGCGGCGATCTTGAAGTTCAAGAACGATGGCGTGAACGTGGTCATCTTTACTCCGGGTGGTGCGACCACCGTCGCGTTCCTCACGTCCGCCAATAGCCAGGGCTTCTATCCTGCGTATGGCCTCAACACGTCGGATGCGCTCGCGCTCAAGGCACAGCTCGGCGCCGAGGCGATGAAGACGAAGGCGATCGCGGTCTCGTGGCAGATCACGGACCTCCCGCTCCAGGCGCAGCAGGCGCTGCCGGCGAACCCGGCGATCACCGAGTGCGCAACCTGGACGGCGCCGTCGACCACGACGTTGACCGGCGTGTCGGGGTACTGCGACTTCCTCAACCTGTTGCAGGCGAGCCTCGGCAAGGCGAAGGACGTCAAGCCGGCGACCCTTCGCAAGGGCATCGACGCGCAGGGCACGAAGTTCAAGGCGACGACCACGTACAACGGCGACCTTAAGTTCGGCGCGAAGGTGAACGGCGGGAACATCGACGAGGTCCAGATGTTGCAGTACGACCCTGCCACCAAGACCTTCGTAAAGATCCCGGGGACGAAGCCGGTTCCGCTCGACGGAACGTGA